One genomic window of Quercus robur chromosome 6, dhQueRobu3.1, whole genome shotgun sequence includes the following:
- the LOC126689373 gene encoding sugar transport protein 13, whose translation MAGGFGPTGGGATEFEAKITPIVIISCIMAATGGLMFGYDVGVSGGVTAMPDFLKKFFPVVYRKTLQGDDSNYCKYDNQNLQLFTSSLYLAGLTATFFASYTTRKLGRRITMLIAGVFFLIGTAFNAAAQDLAMLIVGRILLGCGVGFANQAVPVFLSEIAPTRIRGGLNILFQLNVTIGILFANLVNYGTSKIKGGWGWRVSLGLAGIPALLLTLGALFVVDTPNSLIERGHLDEGKAVLKRIRGTDNVEPEYLELVEASRVAKAVKHPFRNLLQRRNRPQLIIAVALQIFQQFTGINAIMFYAPVLFNTLGFGGDASLYSAVITGAVNVLSTIVSIYSVDKVGRRMLLLEAGVQMFLSQVVIAIILGIKVKDHSDSLGKGFAVLVVVLVCTFVSSFAWSWGPLGWLIPSETFPLETRSAGQSVTVCVNLVFTFVIAQAFLSMLCHFKFGIFLFFSGWVFIMSVFVLFLLPETKNIPIEEMTERVWKRHWLWKRFMDDDDYDNVAAVTNGEKKNGVHNGFDPSSQL comes from the exons ATGGCCGGAGGATTCGGTCCAACAGGTGGTGGCGCCACGGAGTTTGAGGCCAAGATCACACCTATTGTCATCATTTCCTGCATAATGGCCGCCACCGGTGGCCTCATGTTTGGTTACGATGTTGGTGTTTCTG GTGGTGTTACTGCTATGCCTGACTTCTTGAAAAAGTTTTTCCCAGTGGTTTATAGGAAGACTCTGCAAGGAGATGACAGTAATTACTGCAAATATGATAATCAAAATTTGCAATTGTTCACATCATCGTTGTACCTTGCTGGTTTAACGGCGACGTTTTTCGCGTCCTACACGACGCGAAAGCTCGGCCGTAGGATAACCATGTTGATTGCTGGGGTTTTCTTCTTAATTGGGACTGCTTTTAATGCTGCGGCCCAAGATCTAGCCATGCTCATTGTTGGTAGAATCTTGCTTGGTTGTGGAGTTGGTTTTGCTAATCAG GCAGTTCCAGTGTTTCTTTCTGAGATTGCACCAACAAGGATACGTGGAGGATTGAACATTTTATTTCAACTCAATGTCACAATCGGCATTCTCTTTGCCAACCTTGTCAATTACGGCACTTCCAA AATCAAAGGGGGTTGGGGTTGGAGAGTGTCACTGGGTCTGGCTGGCATTCCTGCACTACTCCTAACCTTGGGGGCTCTCTTCGTGGTAGATACTCCTAACAGTCTCATAGAACGTGGTCACTTGGATGAAGGAAAAGCTGTGCTTAAAAGAATCCGAGGCACTGACAACGTCGAACCTGAATACTTGGAGCTTGTTGAGGCAAGCCGTGTGGCTAAAGCAGTCAAGCACCCCTTCAGGAATCTCCTCCAGCGTAGAAATCGTCCCCAGCTTATCATTGCAGTAGCTTTGCAG ATCTTCCAGCAATTCACTGGCATCAACGCAATCATGTTTTATGCTCCAGTGCTATTCAACACTCTTGGATTTGGTGGTGATGCATCCCTATACTCAGCTGTGATAACAGGAGCTGTTAATGTCCTCTCCACCATTGTGTCTATCTACTCAGTGGACAAAGTGGGGCGTCGAATGCTCTTATTGGAAGCTGGCGTCCAAATGTTCCTTTCTCAAGTGGTGATAGCAATCATTCTAGGAATTAAGGTTAAGGACCATTCTGATAGCCTTGGCAAAGGTTTTGCAGTCCTTGTTGTTGTTCTGGTGTGCACATTTGTATCATCCTTTGCATGGTCTTGGGGACCTCTAGGGTGGCTCATCCCTAGTGAGACATTCCCACTAGAGACTCGTTCAGCAGGACAGAGTGTGACTGTGTGTGTCAACTTGGTCTTCACTTTTGTTATAGCACAAGCTTTCCTCTCAATGCTCTGCCATTTCAAGTTTGGCatctttttgttcttctctgGCTGGGTTTTCATCATGTCAGTCTTTGTTCTATTTCTGCTCCCGGAGACAAAGAATATCCCAATTGAAGAGATGACTGAGAGAGTGTGGAAAAGGCACTGGTTATGGAAGAGATTTATGGATGATGACGATTATGACAATGTTGCAGCAGTTACCAAtggtgaaaagaaaaatggggtCCATAATGGATTTGATCCTTCTTCACAGCTATAA